The following are encoded together in the Desulfococcus multivorans genome:
- a CDS encoding metal ABC transporter ATP-binding protein yields MKASPAVDIRKVSFSYNGQSVLQDVDLTLEAGDFTALIGPNGGGKTTLLKLMIGLLTPNSGDIRILGEPPRRIAHRLGYMPQEIGINRHFPISVLDVVLMGRLDPARRWGGYSSTDRAAAQKALEAVNMWEFRRRRIGELSGGQRQRVFIARALVAEPDILFLDEPTASVDAVHQENLFDLLKVLNETVTIIIVNHDLMVISSYVKSVACVNRRLHYHGGNEITEDMIRMYQCPVELIAHGIPHRVLRTHGSKPCGKRCNSSS; encoded by the coding sequence TCTCCGGCAGTCGACATCAGGAAGGTATCCTTTTCCTACAATGGTCAATCCGTGCTTCAGGACGTCGATCTGACCCTGGAGGCCGGAGACTTCACGGCGCTTATCGGCCCCAACGGCGGGGGAAAAACGACACTTCTCAAATTGATGATCGGTCTTCTGACCCCGAACAGCGGCGACATCAGAATCCTGGGTGAGCCTCCCCGCCGGATAGCACATCGTCTGGGGTACATGCCCCAGGAGATCGGCATCAACAGGCATTTTCCGATTTCCGTTCTGGATGTGGTGCTCATGGGGCGCCTTGATCCCGCAAGGCGTTGGGGCGGGTACAGCTCGACGGACCGGGCTGCGGCTCAGAAGGCCCTCGAAGCGGTGAACATGTGGGAATTCAGACGCCGTCGCATCGGAGAACTCTCCGGAGGACAACGCCAGCGGGTTTTCATCGCCCGCGCCCTGGTCGCGGAGCCCGATATCCTGTTTCTGGACGAGCCCACCGCGAGTGTCGACGCCGTCCATCAGGAAAACCTGTTCGACCTTCTCAAAGTGCTTAACGAAACGGTGACGATCATCATCGTGAACCATGACCTGATGGTGATTTCCAGCTACGTCAAATCCGTGGCCTGTGTCAACCGCAGGCTTCACTATCACGGCGGCAACGAGATAACGGAAGATATGATTCGAATGTATCAGTGTCCGGTGGAATTGATCGCTCACGGCATCCCCCACCGAGTGCTGCGAACGCACGGGAGCAAACCATGTGGGAAGCGCTGCAATTCGAGTTCCTGA